The following are encoded together in the Fibrobacter sp. UWR4 genome:
- a CDS encoding septum formation initiator family protein → MSKRLFISLLVLTLATIVVVFSLVFGKNSIRQQRRLTREITSYQTTIDSLQKIIDERNVTIQRLRSDSLYIEEQLRVKYGMSRQGERVFQFIK, encoded by the coding sequence TTGAGCAAGCGTCTCTTCATTTCTCTTCTGGTACTGACGTTGGCTACCATTGTGGTAGTTTTCTCTCTGGTATTCGGAAAGAATAGCATTAGACAGCAGCGCAGGCTCACCCGCGAAATCACAAGCTACCAGACCACCATCGACTCGCTCCAAAAGATCATCGACGAAAGGAACGTTACTATCCAAAGACTTAGAAGCGATTCCCTGTATATCGAGGAACAATTGCGAGTCAAGTACGGAATGAGCCGCCAGGGCGAACGAGTCTTTCAATTCATCAAGTAA
- a CDS encoding efflux RND transporter permease subunit, which translates to MSVANLSVRRPVLMTVMALVILLLGAFGMSNLGIREFPNVDYPLIQVRTSYPGANAAVVEAEVTEVLESSINSAPGIKALTSTSSDGFSYISAEFETGMDLEAAANDIRDRVSRVRRRLPDDVDEPTVNKSDSDSDPILMISLVSDKLDPMEVSELARNHVKERLQTINGVSEVMIWGEKQPVVRLWIDPIRMQAMGVTGSEMSAALKRGNLELPSGSIEGSETTLSIRTLGRIPDPEAFGRIAVKTAADGTVIHVADVATIHYEPMDTRKGFRRNGKNTITCALVAQPGSNHVNIADEFYKRVEDIRRELPEGVDMLYGRDTSINIRASIKEVVETIFVAFLLVTAIIFAFLRQGRTTIIPMVVVPVAVIGSFFVLYLCGFSINVLTLLAMVLAIGLVVDDAIVIVENIYDKIEKGMTPKQAAVAGTNEIFFAVIATSVVLMSVFVPVLALGGTTGLLFREFVAVMIGTVFLSTLCALTLSPMLCSKFLRRQKKGRFYNFTEPFFNGLNRIYSVLLGGFLKLRWLLFPVVAGLLVAAYFCFNNMSSEMAPTEDSGSVMVNVNMPEGVTLTRTKRMADAFVDEVMNILDSGEYKEMQAGAWNAGNSRIRLSLNDDKTARRPQSEIAHAIQILGNEYPDLRVMVFEPQSISTQRGGLPVQFVLQAGSIEVLRTLVPKFMEEASKSPVFSVVNTNLKFTKPELHIEILRDKANEEGVSVNDIAQAVQLSISDMSYGEYYKDGRQYDVVGAVGYQYRATPQNLSLLTVKNNKGEAVSVDNFITYTERSASPSLPRYNRFSAATIQAGLVPGKTIGDGVEEMRRIAKGLLKEYPNVSTTLSGASKEFEESSSGLYIVFLLALALIFLVLAGQFESFRAPLVIFFTVPLALAGALACLFLTGQTLNIFSEIALILLIALVTKNGILIVEFANQIAAATGCSKLEAARQAAERRFRPILMTSLSTVLGAVPLILTGTPSRMAMGIAIAGGLTFATFMTLFIVPAAYSYFAGKVEKTGHTDASKMA; encoded by the coding sequence ATGAGTGTAGCTAACCTTTCAGTTCGTCGCCCGGTCCTCATGACTGTGATGGCTTTGGTCATCCTGTTGCTGGGCGCCTTCGGCATGAGCAACCTGGGTATCCGCGAATTTCCCAATGTTGACTATCCCTTGATTCAGGTACGAACTTCTTATCCCGGCGCAAACGCTGCGGTGGTGGAAGCGGAAGTTACCGAAGTTCTTGAATCTTCCATCAATAGTGCTCCGGGCATCAAGGCCTTGACTTCTACCAGTTCCGATGGCTTCTCCTACATCAGTGCGGAATTCGAAACGGGCATGGACCTGGAAGCGGCCGCCAACGATATCCGAGACCGCGTAAGCCGCGTGCGCCGCCGCTTGCCCGACGATGTGGACGAACCTACCGTCAACAAGAGCGACTCCGACTCCGACCCCATTTTGATGATCAGCCTGGTCAGCGATAAGCTGGACCCCATGGAAGTTTCTGAACTTGCCCGCAACCATGTGAAGGAACGCTTGCAGACCATCAACGGTGTTTCCGAAGTGATGATCTGGGGCGAAAAGCAGCCGGTGGTCCGCTTGTGGATCGATCCCATCCGAATGCAGGCCATGGGCGTTACCGGAAGCGAAATGAGCGCCGCCCTGAAGCGTGGCAACCTGGAACTTCCTTCCGGTTCCATCGAAGGTTCTGAAACAACTCTTTCTATCCGTACCTTGGGCCGAATTCCGGACCCTGAAGCCTTCGGCAGAATCGCTGTGAAGACTGCGGCTGACGGCACCGTGATTCATGTGGCCGATGTGGCTACCATCCATTACGAACCCATGGATACTCGTAAGGGTTTCCGTCGTAACGGTAAGAACACTATTACTTGCGCCTTGGTGGCTCAGCCCGGCAGTAACCATGTGAATATTGCCGACGAATTCTACAAGCGTGTGGAAGACATCCGTCGCGAACTTCCCGAAGGCGTGGATATGCTCTACGGCCGCGACACTTCCATCAACATTCGCGCATCCATCAAGGAAGTGGTGGAGACCATCTTTGTTGCATTCCTCCTGGTGACTGCCATTATCTTCGCCTTCCTCCGTCAGGGCCGTACAACCATTATCCCCATGGTGGTGGTGCCGGTGGCTGTGATCGGTAGCTTCTTTGTCCTGTACCTTTGCGGATTCAGTATTAACGTTTTGACTTTGCTTGCAATGGTGCTTGCCATCGGCCTTGTGGTGGATGATGCCATTGTGATTGTGGAAAACATTTACGACAAGATTGAAAAGGGCATGACCCCGAAGCAGGCTGCTGTGGCGGGTACCAACGAAATCTTCTTTGCCGTGATTGCCACCTCTGTGGTATTGATGTCCGTGTTTGTGCCGGTGCTTGCCTTGGGCGGTACCACGGGCCTCTTGTTCCGTGAGTTCGTGGCGGTGATGATTGGAACGGTGTTCCTTTCCACTTTGTGCGCTTTGACTCTTTCTCCCATGCTTTGCTCCAAGTTCCTGCGCAGGCAGAAGAAAGGGCGCTTCTATAACTTTACGGAACCTTTCTTTAATGGCTTGAACCGCATTTATTCTGTGCTTCTGGGTGGCTTCCTGAAGTTACGCTGGCTATTGTTCCCGGTGGTGGCAGGGCTTCTGGTGGCTGCTTATTTCTGCTTCAACAATATGAGTAGCGAAATGGCTCCTACGGAAGATTCCGGCTCCGTGATGGTGAACGTGAACATGCCTGAAGGCGTGACCCTTACCCGCACCAAGCGTATGGCCGATGCTTTTGTGGACGAGGTCATGAACATTTTGGATAGTGGTGAATACAAGGAAATGCAGGCTGGCGCCTGGAATGCGGGTAACTCCAGAATTCGTCTGTCCTTGAATGACGACAAGACGGCTCGTCGGCCCCAGAGTGAAATTGCTCACGCCATCCAGATTCTGGGTAACGAATATCCTGACCTTCGCGTGATGGTGTTTGAACCTCAGAGCATCAGTACTCAGCGTGGTGGTTTGCCGGTACAGTTTGTGCTGCAGGCTGGTTCTATTGAAGTGCTGCGAACCTTGGTGCCCAAGTTCATGGAAGAGGCTAGCAAGAGTCCGGTGTTTAGCGTGGTGAATACCAATCTGAAGTTTACCAAGCCGGAACTTCATATCGAGATCTTGCGCGACAAGGCTAATGAAGAAGGGGTGTCTGTAAATGATATTGCTCAGGCTGTGCAGTTAAGTATTAGTGACATGAGTTATGGTGAATACTACAAGGACGGCCGCCAATATGATGTGGTGGGGGCCGTAGGTTATCAGTACCGTGCCACGCCGCAAAACTTGTCCTTGCTGACGGTGAAGAATAACAAGGGTGAAGCAGTGAGTGTTGACAACTTTATCACTTATACGGAACGTTCTGCGTCGCCGTCGCTCCCGCGCTATAACCGCTTTAGCGCTGCGACAATTCAGGCGGGTCTTGTCCCGGGAAAGACCATCGGCGACGGCGTGGAAGAAATGCGTCGAATTGCCAAAGGCCTCCTGAAGGAATATCCCAACGTGAGCACTACTTTGAGTGGTGCGTCCAAGGAATTCGAGGAAAGTTCTTCCGGCTTGTACATTGTGTTCCTGCTGGCGCTGGCTTTGATCTTCCTGGTTCTTGCGGGACAGTTTGAAAGCTTCCGCGCTCCTCTGGTGATTTTCTTTACGGTGCCGCTGGCTTTGGCTGGTGCGCTGGCTTGCCTGTTCCTGACGGGACAGACCTTGAATATCTTCAGTGAAATCGCCTTGATTCTTTTGATTGCCTTGGTGACGAAAAACGGCATTTTGATTGTGGAATTTGCAAACCAGATTGCGGCTGCTACCGGATGTTCTAAGCTGGAAGCGGCTAGGCAGGCGGCGGAACGCCGCTTCCGCCCAATCCTCATGACTAGCCTTTCTACGGTATTGGGCGCAGTGCCCTTGATCCTCACGGGCACGCCTAGCCGTATGGCTATGGGCATCGCCATCGCCGGTGGCCTCACGTTCGCTACCTTCATGACGCTCTTCATTGTGCCGGCGGCTTATAGCTATTTCGCAGGGAAGGTGGAGAAGACCGGACATACGGACGCCAGCAAGATGGCTTAG
- a CDS encoding EcsC family protein, which produces MENKKETADKLKEKITNLLLDVITDIPESLYEKSDEQAVKVRKLITQASLKASAVSATLSVPAGLTGVLTSIPDIVAVWRIQAQLVADIAATYGKIGLLSREAMIWCLFRHSAASLMRDVVVRTGSRLVVQKLSLTALQKIVQKIGLKVSTKFIGRAALRAIPAIGALGNGAYTYYDTTEVGKTADSYFKALADQPPAVEEAEVVQEK; this is translated from the coding sequence ATGGAAAACAAGAAAGAAACAGCAGACAAGCTGAAGGAAAAGATCACCAATCTCCTCCTGGACGTCATTACGGACATTCCGGAATCGCTGTACGAAAAATCCGACGAACAAGCCGTAAAGGTAAGGAAACTGATAACCCAGGCATCCCTGAAGGCTTCCGCCGTCAGTGCCACTCTTTCTGTTCCCGCAGGTCTCACCGGCGTGCTGACATCCATCCCGGACATCGTTGCCGTCTGGCGCATCCAGGCCCAGCTGGTGGCAGATATTGCGGCTACCTACGGAAAGATCGGTCTTCTCAGTCGCGAAGCTATGATCTGGTGTCTGTTCCGCCATAGTGCCGCCTCCCTCATGCGCGACGTGGTTGTCCGTACCGGCAGCCGCCTGGTGGTGCAGAAGCTGTCCCTGACCGCCCTCCAGAAAATTGTACAGAAGATCGGCCTCAAGGTTTCCACCAAGTTCATCGGGCGTGCAGCCCTCCGCGCCATCCCCGCCATCGGAGCCCTGGGTAACGGAGCCTATACCTATTATGATACTACCGAAGTCGGCAAGACTGCAGATTCCTACTTCAAGGCTCTTGCAGACCAACCACCTGCTGTGGAAGAAGCTGAAGTCGTCCAGGAAAAGTAG
- a CDS encoding efflux RND transporter periplasmic adaptor subunit, whose amino-acid sequence MKRFFELIVVALVLALSACGGDDAKGAPTGKGPGGPGAGKGGPGGRGAKTFAVEGYIAQSHEANKNFQTMATLEAMNSVELTSAANGRLVNLYAKDGANVQKGALLAKIDDSELRAQLKQAESNQQLARQKMERTQGLVEKNAATQIDLEAAEASLKSADASVELIKAQIAKTEVRAPFSGKLGFVNVSAGAWMTTGTSIATLSEVKQLKAKFALPQRYASNLKVGDMINLRDEERGIDKAGKVKALDATISESSRTRQIMVVVDNANGDLIAGSYAKVSVELSTGHAKSIPVPAEALTLDKDGAYVFVAKEGKAQMTRVVTGLRTPISVDVVSGLNEGDTVITSGLISIRQGSSIRIREIRNNTDYEVD is encoded by the coding sequence ATGAAAAGATTTTTTGAATTGATTGTTGTCGCTCTGGTGCTGGCGCTGTCCGCATGTGGCGGCGATGATGCTAAGGGGGCGCCTACAGGAAAGGGACCTGGAGGTCCTGGTGCTGGCAAGGGCGGACCTGGTGGCCGTGGTGCCAAGACTTTTGCTGTCGAAGGTTATATTGCCCAATCTCATGAAGCCAATAAGAACTTCCAGACCATGGCAACCTTGGAAGCCATGAACAGTGTGGAATTGACCTCTGCCGCGAACGGACGCTTGGTGAACTTATACGCTAAGGATGGGGCCAATGTGCAGAAGGGCGCTCTCCTGGCAAAGATCGATGATTCGGAATTGAGAGCTCAGCTGAAACAGGCTGAATCCAACCAGCAGCTGGCTAGGCAGAAAATGGAACGTACCCAGGGCCTGGTCGAAAAGAATGCCGCAACCCAGATTGACCTTGAAGCGGCTGAAGCTTCCCTGAAATCTGCTGATGCAAGTGTGGAGCTGATTAAGGCTCAAATTGCAAAGACTGAAGTTCGTGCGCCGTTTAGCGGTAAGCTTGGATTTGTGAATGTGTCTGCAGGCGCCTGGATGACCACCGGCACCTCTATTGCGACACTTAGCGAAGTCAAGCAGTTAAAGGCCAAGTTTGCCTTGCCGCAGCGTTATGCATCCAATTTGAAAGTGGGCGACATGATCAATCTTCGTGATGAGGAACGTGGTATTGATAAGGCCGGAAAGGTGAAGGCTCTGGATGCCACTATTTCTGAAAGCAGCCGTACCCGCCAGATTATGGTTGTGGTGGATAATGCGAATGGTGATTTGATCGCTGGTAGCTACGCCAAGGTGAGTGTGGAACTTTCTACGGGCCATGCGAAGTCTATTCCCGTTCCTGCAGAAGCTTTGACTTTGGATAAGGATGGCGCCTATGTGTTTGTTGCCAAGGAAGGCAAGGCCCAGATGACCCGTGTGGTAACGGGACTCCGCACTCCGATTTCTGTGGATGTGGTTTCCGGCTTGAATGAAGGTGATACGGTGATTACCTCAGGCTTGATCAGCATCCGTCAGGGCAGTTCTATCCGCATTCGTGAAATCCGCAACAATACCGATTACGAAGTAGACTAA
- the mazG gene encoding nucleoside triphosphate pyrophosphohydrolase, whose protein sequence is MKYSFQDLVNIMATLRSENGCPWDRKQTHQSLLPYLVEESHEYIDAAQANDKVHMAEELGDVLFQVVFHSQVAKESGDFSIDDVVQGICEKMIRRHPHVFGDAKVDDASEVTRRWERIKAAEKNNQDMAGKSAMDKVSRSMPTLARAQEIQRRAAKVGFDWIEAEPVFNKAVEEFSEFRSEMQAASAENPNVDRMEDEFGDILFSLVNVARHCGFNAALALERANSKFEKRFRIVEELARAEGKEMKEETPERLQELWREAKVKTARS, encoded by the coding sequence ATGAAGTATTCCTTTCAAGATCTTGTGAATATTATGGCCACTCTCCGCTCGGAAAATGGCTGCCCCTGGGACCGCAAGCAAACTCATCAATCCCTGCTCCCGTATCTGGTCGAAGAATCCCACGAATACATCGATGCTGCTCAGGCCAACGACAAGGTCCACATGGCGGAAGAACTGGGAGACGTTCTCTTCCAGGTGGTATTTCACTCACAGGTCGCAAAGGAATCTGGCGATTTCAGTATTGACGATGTGGTGCAGGGAATCTGCGAAAAGATGATCCGTCGTCACCCTCATGTTTTTGGCGATGCAAAGGTGGACGACGCAAGCGAGGTCACCCGACGCTGGGAACGCATCAAGGCTGCGGAAAAGAATAATCAGGATATGGCGGGGAAGTCCGCTATGGATAAAGTAAGCCGGAGCATGCCCACGCTGGCCCGTGCCCAGGAAATACAACGCCGTGCAGCAAAGGTGGGCTTTGACTGGATCGAGGCGGAACCTGTGTTCAATAAGGCCGTAGAAGAATTTAGCGAATTCCGTTCCGAAATGCAAGCGGCCTCTGCGGAAAATCCCAATGTGGACCGCATGGAAGATGAGTTCGGCGATATTTTGTTCAGCCTGGTGAACGTGGCCCGTCATTGCGGGTTCAATGCCGCACTTGCGCTGGAACGGGCCAATTCCAAGTTCGAGAAACGCTTCCGCATCGTGGAGGAACTTGCCCGCGCCGAGGGCAAGGAGATGAAGGAGGAAACTCCGGAACGCCTCCAGGAACTGTGGCGGGAAGCGAAAGTTAAAACGGCTAGGTCTTGA
- the fusA gene encoding elongation factor G — translation MKNITTHRNIGISAHIDSGKTTLTERILYYTKRIHAIHEVRGKDGVGATMDSMELERERGITIQSAATFASWTHTKSGEADTINIIDTPGHVDFTIEVERSLRVLDGAILVLTGVEGVQSQSITVDRQMKRYHVPRVVFVNKCDRSGANPLRVAVMLKEKLNHKPCVMQIPIGLEDQLKGVVDLVEMKAYYFEGANGDDMIEKEIPAELADQAQEYREKLVDCCADYNDEIMEMAMEGKYGVDEIDKALIKKTIREATISLEVTPVFMGSAHKNIGIQKLLDGVVDYLPNPQEVENKALDLNNNEAEVILKSEDNEPMVSYAFKLVNDRYGQLTYIRVYQGVIKKGDMITNISTGKKVSVGRLVRMHADEMVDITEAGAGDIVALFGIDCASGTTFTDGKNNYNMTSMHVPNPVIELVIEAKNRDDLDNMSKALNRFTKEDPTFQVEVNKESGETIIKGMGELHLDVYIERMRREYKVDVQTGAPQVAYRETITRASKFDYTHKKQTGGSGQYAKVVGEMRPMAVEGDSEKVYNFINSVVGGRIPKEYIPSCDKGFQSCMAAGSLIGFPVVGIEMDVQDGAFHPVDSSDMAFQVAARMAFREAFAKAGAQILEPIMKVEIQTPTEFQGSVVGNVSQRRGTIAGTNEELGMTTITAEVPLSEMFGYATDLRSMTQGKAEFTMEFCKYSPVPRNIQEELIKKYGDKAGARA, via the coding sequence ATGAAAAACATTACTACCCACAGAAATATTGGTATTTCTGCACACATCGACTCCGGTAAGACCACTCTTACCGAACGTATCCTCTACTACACCAAGCGTATTCACGCTATCCACGAAGTTCGTGGTAAGGACGGCGTCGGTGCCACGATGGACTCCATGGAACTCGAACGCGAACGCGGCATCACCATTCAGTCTGCTGCTACCTTCGCAAGCTGGACCCACACCAAGTCTGGTGAAGCTGACACCATCAACATTATCGATACCCCGGGGCACGTGGACTTCACTATCGAAGTTGAACGTTCTCTCCGTGTGCTTGACGGTGCTATCCTCGTTCTTACCGGCGTGGAAGGCGTTCAGTCTCAGTCTATTACCGTTGACCGTCAGATGAAGCGTTACCACGTACCGCGCGTCGTGTTCGTCAACAAGTGCGACCGTTCCGGTGCAAATCCGCTCCGCGTTGCTGTGATGCTCAAGGAAAAGCTGAACCACAAGCCCTGCGTCATGCAGATTCCTATCGGTCTGGAAGACCAGCTGAAGGGTGTGGTCGACCTCGTCGAAATGAAGGCCTACTACTTCGAAGGCGCCAACGGCGACGACATGATCGAAAAGGAAATTCCGGCTGAACTGGCTGACCAGGCTCAGGAATACCGTGAAAAGCTCGTTGACTGCTGCGCAGACTACAACGACGAAATCATGGAAATGGCTATGGAAGGCAAGTACGGTGTCGACGAAATCGACAAGGCCCTCATCAAGAAGACCATCCGCGAAGCTACCATTTCTCTCGAAGTCACTCCGGTGTTCATGGGTTCCGCTCACAAGAACATTGGTATCCAGAAGCTCCTGGACGGTGTCGTGGACTACCTCCCGAACCCGCAGGAAGTCGAAAACAAGGCTCTCGACCTGAACAACAACGAAGCTGAAGTTATCCTCAAGTCCGAAGACAACGAACCCATGGTTTCCTACGCATTTAAGCTGGTGAACGACCGCTACGGTCAGTTGACCTACATCCGCGTCTACCAGGGTGTGATCAAGAAGGGTGACATGATCACCAACATCTCCACTGGCAAGAAGGTTTCCGTTGGCCGTCTCGTTCGTATGCACGCTGACGAAATGGTGGATATCACCGAAGCTGGTGCAGGCGACATCGTTGCTCTGTTCGGTATTGACTGCGCATCCGGTACTACCTTTACCGATGGCAAGAACAATTACAACATGACCTCCATGCACGTTCCTAACCCGGTTATCGAATTGGTGATCGAAGCTAAGAACCGTGACGACCTGGACAACATGTCCAAGGCTCTGAACCGCTTCACTAAGGAAGACCCCACATTCCAGGTCGAAGTGAACAAGGAATCTGGCGAAACCATCATCAAGGGTATGGGCGAACTTCACCTCGACGTTTACATCGAACGTATGCGTCGTGAATACAAGGTTGACGTTCAGACTGGTGCTCCGCAGGTTGCATACCGCGAAACCATCACTCGCGCTTCCAAGTTCGACTACACCCACAAGAAGCAGACCGGTGGTAGCGGTCAGTACGCTAAGGTCGTCGGTGAAATGCGTCCGATGGCTGTGGAAGGCGACTCCGAAAAGGTTTACAACTTCATCAACTCCGTCGTTGGCGGCCGTATTCCTAAGGAATACATCCCGTCCTGCGATAAGGGCTTCCAGAGCTGCATGGCTGCAGGTTCCTTGATCGGCTTCCCGGTCGTTGGTATCGAAATGGACGTCCAGGATGGTGCATTCCACCCGGTTGACTCTTCTGATATGGCCTTCCAGGTTGCTGCTCGTATGGCTTTCCGCGAAGCTTTCGCTAAGGCTGGCGCTCAGATCCTCGAACCGATCATGAAGGTTGAAATCCAGACCCCGACCGAATTCCAGGGTTCCGTTGTTGGTAACGTTTCTCAGCGTCGTGGTACCATCGCTGGTACTAACGAAGAACTGGGCATGACCACCATCACCGCTGAAGTTCCGCTTTCCGAAATGTTCGGTTATGCAACTGACCTGCGTTCTATGACCCAGGGTAAGGCAGAATTCACCATGGAATTCTGCAAGTACTCTCCGGTTCCGCGCAACATTCAGGAAGAACTCATCAAGAAGTACGGCGACAAGGCTGGCGCACGCGCTTAA
- a CDS encoding DNA-processing protein DprA, which yields MHKDNFFDFDDAKITTHEIKRNEGKDILEIREDKFPLMLRESRLRPKQLYYRGTLPPAGYIGVGMVGTRRPSSSARELCRRLVRSLQGTKAVVVSGLAQGIDSYCHEAALDAGIPTVAVIAQGLEAPLSGDRKVLAQRIIDAGGTIVTEYPGDAPSYRGTFPARNRIISGMSRAIVLVQSKTKGGALITADYCLQEGKLLLAVPGDFDSEVSSGPNLYLDQGKARSVFRPESLPLVAGISKDLSLDGKSPAGATISLSGLTQVGCQLSQDATELFKRFKGFRKTFSEIQDECNFKTGNILAILTELEIAGLVETRDNFQFYFSGSN from the coding sequence ATGCACAAAGATAATTTTTTTGACTTTGATGACGCAAAAATCACAACGCACGAAATAAAAAGAAATGAAGGCAAGGACATTCTTGAAATCCGGGAAGACAAGTTTCCCTTGATGCTTCGTGAATCCAGGCTCAGGCCAAAGCAGCTGTACTACAGGGGAACGCTTCCTCCAGCAGGCTACATCGGGGTCGGCATGGTAGGGACAAGACGCCCCAGCAGTTCCGCACGGGAACTATGCCGCAGGCTAGTCCGTTCCCTGCAGGGCACGAAAGCGGTTGTAGTCTCGGGGCTCGCCCAGGGCATCGACAGCTACTGTCACGAGGCAGCCCTGGATGCAGGAATCCCTACGGTAGCAGTCATCGCCCAAGGTCTGGAGGCACCCCTAAGTGGAGACCGGAAGGTACTGGCCCAGCGGATCATTGACGCAGGCGGTACCATTGTCACGGAGTATCCAGGAGACGCCCCCAGCTATCGTGGGACATTCCCCGCCAGGAACCGCATCATCAGCGGTATGAGTCGGGCCATAGTTCTCGTCCAGAGCAAGACCAAGGGCGGCGCCCTGATTACCGCAGACTATTGCCTCCAGGAGGGAAAGTTGCTGCTGGCAGTTCCCGGGGACTTCGACAGTGAAGTTTCCAGCGGTCCGAACCTTTACCTGGACCAGGGGAAGGCAAGGTCCGTTTTTAGGCCCGAAAGCCTGCCTCTGGTGGCAGGAATTTCCAAAGACCTGTCCTTGGACGGCAAAAGTCCTGCAGGGGCTACAATAAGCCTTTCTGGCCTTACACAGGTCGGGTGCCAGCTCTCCCAGGACGCCACCGAACTTTTCAAACGGTTCAAAGGTTTTAGAAAGACTTTTTCAGAAATTCAAGACGAATGTAACTTTAAGACTGGCAACATTTTAGCTATATTAACGGAACTCGAGATTGCCGGTCTGGTAGAAACTCGGGACAACTTCCAGTTTTATTTTAGCGGGAGCAACTAG
- the map gene encoding type I methionyl aminopeptidase, translated as MAKIKVKNAKEIELIRDAGALAAETLIRAGEMCKPGVSTLEIDEFIGDYTRQHKGISACKGYHGYPRYACISINEVVCHGIPNANTILKDGDIVNIDITTILQGYHGDTSAMFCVGKVSKLAQELVDTAKFAMEEGIRAAGEQGARWYDIGNAIQDIADEHGFSVVQDYCGHGIGRGFHEDPLVFHFRNNEYPQFIEVGNVFTVEPMLNSGRPGTKTLSDGWTAVTRDGSLSAQWEHTVVRTKDGIEILTLPR; from the coding sequence ATGGCTAAGATTAAAGTAAAGAACGCTAAGGAAATCGAACTGATTCGTGACGCAGGCGCACTTGCTGCAGAAACATTGATTCGCGCAGGTGAAATGTGCAAGCCCGGTGTAAGCACCCTGGAAATCGACGAGTTCATCGGTGACTACACCCGCCAGCACAAGGGCATCTCCGCATGCAAAGGCTATCACGGTTATCCTCGTTACGCATGCATTAGCATCAACGAAGTGGTCTGCCACGGCATCCCCAACGCAAACACCATCCTGAAGGATGGAGACATCGTAAATATCGACATCACCACCATCCTCCAAGGTTATCACGGCGACACTTCCGCCATGTTCTGCGTAGGCAAGGTAAGCAAGTTGGCACAGGAACTGGTGGACACCGCCAAGTTCGCCATGGAAGAAGGTATCCGCGCCGCAGGCGAACAGGGTGCACGCTGGTACGACATTGGTAACGCCATCCAGGACATTGCCGACGAGCACGGCTTTAGCGTGGTCCAGGACTACTGCGGTCACGGTATCGGTCGCGGATTCCACGAAGACCCGCTGGTTTTCCATTTCCGTAACAACGAATACCCCCAGTTCATTGAAGTGGGGAATGTATTCACCGTTGAACCCATGCTGAATTCCGGCCGTCCAGGCACCAAGACTCTGTCCGATGGCTGGACCGCAGTGACCCGCGACGGATCCTTGAGCGCCCAGTGGGAACACACCGTGGTACGCACCAAGGATGGCATTGAAATTCTGACGCTGCCCCGCTAA